Proteins encoded together in one Epinephelus lanceolatus isolate andai-2023 chromosome 4, ASM4190304v1, whole genome shotgun sequence window:
- the wdr95 gene encoding cilia- and flagella-associated protein 337 translates to MRCKVCFLRHISPKDSPFNEDATGEKGPLFFSFREIRNTTREQEFDAGGLRSINAKNFTRIVKKCLALPETSNAQIQGLFKKIDYSGQGRISWGEFCTHVMQEYKEKQESAKRSKQVAFILPATMKPLCHGIPIINIHSTIDGTTVTVREDGVVCCWSPELKQLKTKHMFNEGPANRKSKWASDFTLMTEFNKLMVGTGDREIQLYELSTLEPYCQINALDTVPLTLDCGFTSPDKCCILYGDAEGCVTIILISSAGDTLRLWNKLPKTENMPSIAVDNAVLSPNVTFVRWKVHQDWITQVKYFKSFQAVVSSSNEESSSLVIGCVLPLTDAEQQLNEIREACYEGKTKKIHLSWTPQLRASCDQTVFSIYKGVKTFDLCQKHSLMITGGMDRLIRMWNPHFSGKPTGILKGHSAPIVYLRILSEDSQIFSVSIDSTVKIWDIQDQCCLFTADPKASGIHGDISACSYSSALKSLHIAADCMAVLSLKIRPRLHRRLNVSHNEPVMCCGYSEEFRQVVSCTKGSVVKVWDFDTGHQVFEFGGTNDLSAITCMTFDPKGRRLVTGGRDGCLKIWNFNNGKCLKTLKRDGVRNEVCDCIFLQVHRNLYVMSVGRDRKIDIYSDVLEDLHHVQRPQRSWQDDLKNGHKEDILCVVQCPPSLLATSSYDGEIIVWNVVSGCIRCRFVSPLLPEHQNVEGLDTSVPSIIFLKNSKLQQFCLATALLSSGAMGCLNLWNVLSGGKFVGSFKASRFQQKITKLAKTDKDTLLYAADRIGYIYVYNMEKFTPEQKSFRAENYWRAHTGRITGLQIVDNDQVVLTSSTDYTVRLWSAHGEFIGTFGQPQSWSVHISSSWKHPAVPYEILIDPVSMPDHEMLNLKPRLSDAINPDKTEAHRGELKSETHSKLKLPPTSISDTATEED, encoded by the exons ATGCGTTGCAAAGTCTGCTTTTTGCGTCACATCAGCCCTAAAGATTCACCATTTAACGAGGATGCCACTGGGGAAAAGGGTCCGCTCTTCTTCAGCTTCAGGGAGATTAGAAACACAACACGTGAGCAG gAATTTGACGCGGGTGGCTTGAGATCAATTAATGCAAAGAACTTTACACGTATTGTGAAGAAGTGTCTGGCTTTGCCCGAGACA AGCAACGCGCAGATTCAGGGGTTATTTAAGAAGATTGATTATTCAGGCCAAGGGAGAATTTCATGG GGTGAGTTCTGCACACACGTGATGCAGGAGTACAAAGAGAAGCAGGAATCTGCGAAACGCAGTAAGCAGGTGGCTTTCATTCTGCCTGCCACCATGAAGCCGCTGTGTCACGGCATTCCCATCATCAACATCCACTCCACCATTGATGGCACCACTGTCACAGTGCGAGAAGACGGGGTTGTTTGCTGCTGGAGCCCTGAACTTAAACAGCTGAAGACCAAAcacatgttt AATGAAGGGCctgcaaacaggaagtcaaaatGGGCAAGTGATTTTACCCTGATGACAGAGTTCAACAAGCTGATGGTCGGAACAGG GGACAGAGAGATCCAGCTTTATGAGCTCTCCACTCTGGAGCCTTATTGCCAGATCAATGCACTAGACACAGTGCCTTTGACATTAGACTGCGG CTTCACCAGCCCTGATAAATGTTGTATTCTGTACGGAGATGCTGAG ggaTGTGTGACTATCATTTTAATATCCTCTGCTGGAGATACCCTCAG ATTATGGAATAAATTACCAAAGACTGAAAATATGCCCAGCATAGCAGTTGACAATGCGGTGCTTTCTCCGAATGTGACATTTGTTAGATGGAAGGTTCATCAGGACTGGATAACACAG GTGAAATACTTTAAGTCTTTTCAAGCTGTTGTCTCCTCATCAAATGAAGAATCTTCCTCCCTCGTTATAG GCTGTGTGCTGCCGTTAACGGATGCTGAGCAGCAGTTGAATGAGATCAGAGAGGCCTGCTACGAAGGGAAAACCAAGAAGATCCATCTGAGCTGGACCCCACAGCTCCGGGCATCATGTGACCAGACAGTTTTCAGCATCTACAAAGGTGTCAagacctttgacctttgtcaGAAGCACAGTCTGATGATCACTGGAGGCATGGACAGACTGATACGCATGTGGAACCCACATTTTTCTGG GAAACCAACTGGTATTTTGAAAGGCCACTCTGCTCCCATCGTCTACCTCCGCATCCTCTCAGAGGACAGTCAGATCTTCTCTGTCTCCATAGACAGCACTGTGAAA ATTTGGGATATTCAAGATCAGTGTTGCCTGTTTACAGCAGACCCCAAAGCCAGCGGGATTCATGGTGACATATCTGCATGCTCGTATTCCTCTGCTCTGAAATCCCTGCACATAGCAGCAGACTGTATGGCTGTGCTCTCCCTGAAGATAAG GCCACGGCTTCACAGGCGTCTGAATGTCTCACATAATGAGCCCGTAATGTGCTGCGGCTACAGTGAGGAGTTTCGTCAAGTTGTCAGCTGCACCAAGGGATCT GTGGTGAAGGTCTGGGACTTTGACACTGGGCATCAGGTTTTTgagtttggtggcacaaatgaCCTGTCTGCCATCACCTGCATGACTTTTGACCCTAAAGGGAGGAG ACTCGTCACAGGAGGAAGAGACGGTTGTTTAAAGATCTGGAACTTCAACAATGGGAAGTGCCTAAAGACTCTCAAGAGGG ATGGTGTACGTAACGAAGTGTGTGACTGCATCTTTCTTCAAGTTCACAGGAACCT CTATGTGATGTCTGTCGGCCGGGATCGGAAGATTGACATTTACTCA GACGTACTTGAGGACCTTCATCATGTCCAGAGGCCACAGCGTTCGTGGCAGGATGATCTG AAAAATGGCCATAAGGAGGACATCCTTTGCGTGGTGCAATGTCCCCCATCTCTTCTAGCCACCAGCAGCTATGATGGAGAGATTATAGTGTGGAACGTGGTTTCTGGATGTATACGGTGTCGATTTGTCAGCCCTCTTCTGCCTGAACATCAAAATGTTGAAG GACTGGATACAAGTGTTCCAAGCATCATTTTTCTTAAGAACTCCAAGTTACAGCAGTTTTGCTTGGCTACAGCTTTGCTGTCGTCTGGAGCAATGG gctGTTTAAATCTCTGGAACGTGCTCAGTGGAGGAAAATTTGTGGGCAGCTTCAAAGCT TCTAGATTCCAACAAAAGATTACAAAACTGGCTAAAACAGACAAGGACACGTTGCTGTACGCTGCAGACCGAATTGGTTATATCTATGTGTACAACATGGAGAAGTTCACCCCCGAGCAGAAATCATTTAGAG CTGAAAACTACTGGCGTGCCCACACCGGCAGAATTACTGG CCTGCAGATTGTTGACAATGATCAAGTAGTGCTTACCTCATCCACTGACTACACTGTGCGCCTTTGGAGCGCACATGGAGAATTCATAG GGACCTTTGGGCAGCCTCAGAGCTGGAGCGTCCACATCTCCTCTTCGTGGAAACATCCTGCTGTCCCCTATGAGATTTTGATTGATCCTGTGAGTATGCCCGATCATGAAATGCTGAACCTAAAACCACGTCTTTCTGATGCCATCAATCCTGACAAGACTGAAGCTCATAGAGGTGAACTTAAG TCAGAGACACACAGTAAGCTGAAACTTCCCCCAACATCCATCAGTGACACAGCCACTGAGGAAGATTAA
- the tex26 gene encoding testis-expressed protein 26 isoform X1, with protein sequence MSFPKGMGVYFPLIFPNPIKKNTQREVHLAFYLQPRVTVVLYISSIQGYELIVTFFVEGKQWWDPYETSNRRQFIYRPNSAAEILLCPASTSFIDSYSQSGPFGSTVYNKDFCWQPGCKPECIRTGTASGQRRNNPHPSQSFMMWRLPRDAARSSEYVSFPWKCPPSEREIHKALTAQYRSIYRCDFMGMPQGRRFTLHSRHEGPLLSTDTEMRDNYRQPKQKPELLVNQSHHSCNTGPNMACCGIVPTVVQRHAQQKRSDLTNYDRFCGKRVNDVTCVIKSLLPQELQQLHRILPEEEREAIKTVLSKDCPNNREKVNKLPAVVLHPRSPEWISSWPGPL encoded by the exons ATGTCATTTCCAAAGGGGATGGGGGTATATTTCCCCCTCATTTTCCCAAatcccattaaaaaaaatactcaaagaGAAGTTCACCTTGCTTTTTACCTGCAGCCCAGAGTGACCGTTGTACTCTACATCTCAAGCATTCAGGGTTATGAGCTAATAGTAACATTTTTTGTAGAAGGCAAACAGTGGTGGGATCCATATGAAACGTCTAATAGAAGACAATTCATCTATCGACCAAACTCAGCTGCTGAAATTCTGCT GTGCCCAGCGTCAACTTCATTTATAGACTCTTATTCACAGTCTGGACCTTTTGGTTCAACTGTATACAACAAGGATTTTTGCTGGCAGCCAGGCTGTAAACCTGAATGCATTCGCACAGGAACAGCCTCAGGGCAAAGGAGAAACAACCCGCATCCCAGTCAG TCTTTCATGATGTGGAGGCTGCCTAGGGACGCTGCACGAAGCTCTGAGTATGTCAGCTTCCCTTGGAAATGTCCTCCATCTGAGAGGGAGATTCATAAGGCCTTGACAGCACAGTACCGCTCCATCTACAGATGTGACTTCATGGGTATGCCTCAAG GAAGAAGATTTACTCTGCACAGCAGGCACGAAGGGCCGCTGCTATCTACTGACACAGAGATGAGGGACAATTACCGCCAGCCAAAGCAAAAACCTGAACTGCTGGTGAATCAGTCACACCACAGCTGCAACACAGGTCCTAACATGGCCTGTTGTGGTATAG TTCCAACTGTTGTGCAAAGGCACGCTCAGCAGAAAAGATCAGATTTGACAAACTATGACAGGTTTTGTGGGAAAAGAGTCAATGATGTCACATGTGTGATAAAGTCTCTGCTGCCTCAGGAGCTGCAGCAGTTACACAGAATTTTACCTGAGGAGG AAAGGGAGGCCATTAAAACAGTTTTGAGTAAAGATTGTCCAAACAACAGGGAGAAGGTGAATAAACTCCCAGCAGTTGTGCTTCATCCCCGCTCTCCAGAGTGGATATCGAGCTGGCCAGGACCTCTCTGA
- the hmgb1b gene encoding high mobility group protein B1b gives MGKDPRKPRGKMSSYAYFVQTCREEHKKKHPDASVNFAEFSKKCSERWKTMSSKEKGKFEDMAKQDKVRYEREMKNYIPPKGQKRKRFKDPNAPKRPPSAFFLFCGDFRPKVKGEHPGLSIGDTAKKLGEMWNSLSAENKQPYERKASKLKEKYDKDIVAYRTKGTVDSGPAATAEEDEEEEEEEEGDEEEDDDDEDDDE, from the exons ATGGGAAAGGATCCGAGGAAGCCTAGGGGCAAGATGTCCTCATATGCCTACTTTGTGCAAACATGCAGAGAGGAGCATAAGAAGAAACACCCTGATGCCTCTGTCAACTTTGCAGAGTTCTCCAAGAAATGCTCTGAGAGATGGAAG ACGATGTCATCAAAAGAGAAAGGCAAGTTTGAAGATATGGCCAAACAAGACAAGGTGCGTTATGAGAGGGAAATGAAGAATTACATTCCCCCCAAGGGCCAGAAGAGAAAGCGATTCAAGGACCCCAATGCCCCCAAGAGACCACC gTCTGCATTCTTCCTATTCTGTGGAGACTTTCGCCCCAAGGTAAAAGGTGAGCACCCTGGACTCAGCATTGGAGACACAGCAAAGAAGTTGGGAGAGATGTGGAACAGCTTATCTGCAGAGAACAAGCAGCCGTACGAGAGGAAGGCTTCCAAGTTGAAGGAGAAATACGACAAA GATATCGTTGCCTACCGCACAAAGGGCACAGTGGATTCAGGACCTGCGGCTACAGCAGAAgaggacgaagaggaggaggaagaggaggagggagacgaggaggaggatgatgatgatgaggatgatgatgagtaG
- the tex26 gene encoding testis-expressed protein 26 isoform X2: protein MATKEGKQWWDPYETSNRRQFIYRPNSAAEILLCPASTSFIDSYSQSGPFGSTVYNKDFCWQPGCKPECIRTGTASGQRRNNPHPSQSFMMWRLPRDAARSSEYVSFPWKCPPSEREIHKALTAQYRSIYRCDFMGMPQGRRFTLHSRHEGPLLSTDTEMRDNYRQPKQKPELLVNQSHHSCNTGPNMACCGIVPTVVQRHAQQKRSDLTNYDRFCGKRVNDVTCVIKSLLPQELQQLHRILPEEEREAIKTVLSKDCPNNREKVNKLPAVVLHPRSPEWISSWPGPL from the exons ATGGCAACCAAAG AAGGCAAACAGTGGTGGGATCCATATGAAACGTCTAATAGAAGACAATTCATCTATCGACCAAACTCAGCTGCTGAAATTCTGCT GTGCCCAGCGTCAACTTCATTTATAGACTCTTATTCACAGTCTGGACCTTTTGGTTCAACTGTATACAACAAGGATTTTTGCTGGCAGCCAGGCTGTAAACCTGAATGCATTCGCACAGGAACAGCCTCAGGGCAAAGGAGAAACAACCCGCATCCCAGTCAG TCTTTCATGATGTGGAGGCTGCCTAGGGACGCTGCACGAAGCTCTGAGTATGTCAGCTTCCCTTGGAAATGTCCTCCATCTGAGAGGGAGATTCATAAGGCCTTGACAGCACAGTACCGCTCCATCTACAGATGTGACTTCATGGGTATGCCTCAAG GAAGAAGATTTACTCTGCACAGCAGGCACGAAGGGCCGCTGCTATCTACTGACACAGAGATGAGGGACAATTACCGCCAGCCAAAGCAAAAACCTGAACTGCTGGTGAATCAGTCACACCACAGCTGCAACACAGGTCCTAACATGGCCTGTTGTGGTATAG TTCCAACTGTTGTGCAAAGGCACGCTCAGCAGAAAAGATCAGATTTGACAAACTATGACAGGTTTTGTGGGAAAAGAGTCAATGATGTCACATGTGTGATAAAGTCTCTGCTGCCTCAGGAGCTGCAGCAGTTACACAGAATTTTACCTGAGGAGG AAAGGGAGGCCATTAAAACAGTTTTGAGTAAAGATTGTCCAAACAACAGGGAGAAGGTGAATAAACTCCCAGCAGTTGTGCTTCATCCCCGCTCTCCAGAGTGGATATCGAGCTGGCCAGGACCTCTCTGA
- the tex26 gene encoding testis-expressed protein 26 isoform X4 codes for MHSHRNSLRAKEKQPASQSAIFPKSFMMWRLPRDAARSSEYVSFPWKCPPSEREIHKALTAQYRSIYRCDFMGMPQGRRFTLHSRHEGPLLSTDTEMRDNYRQPKQKPELLVNQSHHSCNTGPNMACCGIVPTVVQRHAQQKRSDLTNYDRFCGKRVNDVTCVIKSLLPQELQQLHRILPEEEREAIKTVLSKDCPNNREKVNKLPAVVLHPRSPEWISSWPGPL; via the exons ATGCATTCGCACAGGAACAGCCTCAGGGCAAAGGAGAAACAACCCGCATCCCAGTCAG CTATTTTCCCCAAGTCTTTCATGATGTGGAGGCTGCCTAGGGACGCTGCACGAAGCTCTGAGTATGTCAGCTTCCCTTGGAAATGTCCTCCATCTGAGAGGGAGATTCATAAGGCCTTGACAGCACAGTACCGCTCCATCTACAGATGTGACTTCATGGGTATGCCTCAAG GAAGAAGATTTACTCTGCACAGCAGGCACGAAGGGCCGCTGCTATCTACTGACACAGAGATGAGGGACAATTACCGCCAGCCAAAGCAAAAACCTGAACTGCTGGTGAATCAGTCACACCACAGCTGCAACACAGGTCCTAACATGGCCTGTTGTGGTATAG TTCCAACTGTTGTGCAAAGGCACGCTCAGCAGAAAAGATCAGATTTGACAAACTATGACAGGTTTTGTGGGAAAAGAGTCAATGATGTCACATGTGTGATAAAGTCTCTGCTGCCTCAGGAGCTGCAGCAGTTACACAGAATTTTACCTGAGGAGG AAAGGGAGGCCATTAAAACAGTTTTGAGTAAAGATTGTCCAAACAACAGGGAGAAGGTGAATAAACTCCCAGCAGTTGTGCTTCATCCCCGCTCTCCAGAGTGGATATCGAGCTGGCCAGGACCTCTCTGA
- the tex26 gene encoding testis-expressed protein 26 isoform X3, which yields MSFPKGMGVYFPLIFPNPIKKNTQREVHLAFYLQPRVTVVLYISSIQGYELIVTFFVEGKQWWDPYETSNRRQFIYRPNSAAEILLCPASTSFIDSYSQSGPFGSTVYNKDFCWQPGCKPECIRTGTASGQRRNNPHPSQSFMMWRLPRDAARSSEYVSFPWKCPPSEREIHKALTAQYRSIYRCDFMGMPQVPTVVQRHAQQKRSDLTNYDRFCGKRVNDVTCVIKSLLPQELQQLHRILPEEEREAIKTVLSKDCPNNREKVNKLPAVVLHPRSPEWISSWPGPL from the exons ATGTCATTTCCAAAGGGGATGGGGGTATATTTCCCCCTCATTTTCCCAAatcccattaaaaaaaatactcaaagaGAAGTTCACCTTGCTTTTTACCTGCAGCCCAGAGTGACCGTTGTACTCTACATCTCAAGCATTCAGGGTTATGAGCTAATAGTAACATTTTTTGTAGAAGGCAAACAGTGGTGGGATCCATATGAAACGTCTAATAGAAGACAATTCATCTATCGACCAAACTCAGCTGCTGAAATTCTGCT GTGCCCAGCGTCAACTTCATTTATAGACTCTTATTCACAGTCTGGACCTTTTGGTTCAACTGTATACAACAAGGATTTTTGCTGGCAGCCAGGCTGTAAACCTGAATGCATTCGCACAGGAACAGCCTCAGGGCAAAGGAGAAACAACCCGCATCCCAGTCAG TCTTTCATGATGTGGAGGCTGCCTAGGGACGCTGCACGAAGCTCTGAGTATGTCAGCTTCCCTTGGAAATGTCCTCCATCTGAGAGGGAGATTCATAAGGCCTTGACAGCACAGTACCGCTCCATCTACAGATGTGACTTCATGGGTATGCCTCAAG TTCCAACTGTTGTGCAAAGGCACGCTCAGCAGAAAAGATCAGATTTGACAAACTATGACAGGTTTTGTGGGAAAAGAGTCAATGATGTCACATGTGTGATAAAGTCTCTGCTGCCTCAGGAGCTGCAGCAGTTACACAGAATTTTACCTGAGGAGG AAAGGGAGGCCATTAAAACAGTTTTGAGTAAAGATTGTCCAAACAACAGGGAGAAGGTGAATAAACTCCCAGCAGTTGTGCTTCATCCCCGCTCTCCAGAGTGGATATCGAGCTGGCCAGGACCTCTCTGA